A window from Lytechinus pictus isolate F3 Inbred chromosome 9, Lp3.0, whole genome shotgun sequence encodes these proteins:
- the LOC135155439 gene encoding mucin-2-like, with product MTASSAGGTKTEGTTTVDTTTKQTASANTTATTGTTSLHTTTQETAPADKTTEETTPAYTTTDKTTPADTTTEETTPADTATDETTPPDTTTNEEATPADTATDETPPADSTTEETNPADTTTEEATPADTATVETTLADTTTDETKPADTTEKTTPADTTTEETPPADSTTEETNPADTTTEETTPADTATDETTPADTTEETTPPDTTTNEEATPADTATDETTSADTTTEETPPADTTTEETTPADTATDETTVADKATEETTPADTTTEETTPADATTEEITPADTTTKETTPAYTTTKETSPADTATDETTVADITTEETTRADITTEATSPADTATDETTRADTTTEETIPALTTTEETTPADTATEGTTPADKATEETLPADTATEETTPADTTTEETTPADTTTEETTPADTTTEETTPADTTTEETPPADTTTEKTNPADTTTDETTPADTATVETTVADTTTEETTPADTATDETTPADTTTDETTPADKTEKTTPADTTTEETPPADSTTEETNPADTTTAETRPADTATDETTPADTTEETTPPDTTTNEEATPADTATDETPPADSTTEETNPADTTEETTPADTATVETTLADTTTDETKPADTTEKTTPADTTTEETPPADSTTEETNPADTTTEETTPADTATDETKPAETTEETTPPDTTTNEEATPADTATDETTSADTTTEETPPADTTTEETTPADTATDETTVADKATEETTPADTTTEETTPADATTEEITPADTTTKETTSADTTTEETSPADTATDETTVADITTEETTPADITTEAASPADTATHETTRADTTTEETIPVLTTTEETTPADTATEEETTPADTTTEETTPADTATKETPPADTTTEKNNPADTTTEETTPADTATVETTVADTTTEETTPADTATDETTPADTIEKTTPADTTEETTPPDTTTNEEATPADTATDEATPADTATDETTSADTTTEETIPAITTTKETTPADTATEETTPADTTTEETTPADTATDETTSADTTAEETPPAGTTTEATTPADTATDETTVAGTTTEGTTLADTATKETTPGDITTEETTPAETATEETTPADTATEEAPPADTTTEETTPADTTTEETTLALKTTEETTPADTATEGTTPTDTATEETTPGDTITEGTTSADTTEETTPADKTTEETTLALKTTEETTPADTATEGTTPADTATEETTPEETPQADTTTEETTPADTATDETTVADTTTEGTTLADTATKETTPGDTTTEETTQAETATKETTPADTATEEAPPADTTTEETTPADTTTEETTPADTATEETTPGDTITEVTTSADTTEETIPADTTTEETTPADKTTEETTLFLKTTEETTPADTATEGTTPADTATEETTPGDTTTEDTTSADTTEETIPADTTTEETTPADKTTEETTLFLKTTEETTLFLKTTEETTPADTTTEATSPADTATNETTPADTIEKTTPADTTEETTPPDTTTNEEATPADTATDEATPADTATEETTPADTATYETTVADTATEETTPADTTTEETTTADGTTEKTTPADTTTEKTTPADTATEETPPADTTTEETTPADTTTEETTPADTATDETTVADTTTEETTSADTTTEETTPALKTTEETTVADTATEGTTPADTATEETTAGDTTTEDTTSADTTEETTPAYITTEETVPADKTTEETTPVDTVTEETTPADTTAEETTPADTVTEETTPADTTPEETTLADTATEETTLADTTTEETTTADTTTEETPQADTSTEESTPADTTTAEITPADTTTEETTPADATTEQTTPADTTPEKTSPALTTTEETTPADTTIQGPTPADTTEETTPADTTTEETTSGDTTTRETTPDDTTTEETTPADTTTEETTPADTIEKTTPADTTEETTPPDTTTNEEATPADTATDEATPADTATEETTPADTATYETTVADTATEETTPADTTTEETTTADGTTEKTTPADTTTEKTTPADTATEETPPADTTTEETTPADTTTEETTPADTATDETTVADTTTEETTSADTTTEETTPALKTTEETTVADTATEGTTPADTATEETTAGDTTTEDTTSADTTEETTPAYITTEETVPADKTTEETTPVDTVTEETTPADTTAEETTPADTVTEETTPADTTPEETTLADTATEETTLADTTTEETTTADTTTEETPQADTSTEESTPADTTTAEITPADTTTEETTPADATTEQTTPADTTPEKTTPADTTTEETTSGDTTTRETTPDDTTTEETTPADTTTEETTPADTKTIETTPAVTTNEGTTSADTTESSTLKDASTVIPTTTKMPTTTTVIVTTTERIYIDYGSGLDRSLGYVQYGFLAWFTVRLDTGFPISYNQLYTYITCTSTGMIHFSNYYPRSYHLYKYINPSLYNLFDIYRDPSIAVFGAPVDLYRGNPRIYYQVYDINRGYGNSAALLAAVQERLYASLSLPAGLESFRFINGINFICKVTWQNVQPQGSVAGQETVTYQAVLFTDGRRSGVLTMYQGGSFNWNPFSKSVPARIGYSTKHDWYNVYEGNLLAVLQESYRPDLRVGNTGLLGRDIYRLDSNPDWYINPRRYCQDWYSDDLSRRSWASWAEPCPCTRWQARIDRRYTRCNYPSYRYGYGYGYGYGYGYGYGYGYGYGYGYGYGLPSYYYGEQCISISTVEGLPVTSLDGPDLEVDTDVPMNSLL from the exons ATGACTG CGAGTTCAGCAGGTGGTACAAAGACTGAAGGAACCACAACAGTTgatacaacaacaaaacaaactgCATCAGCTAATACAACAGCAACAACAGGAACAACATCACTACATACAACAACACAAGAAACTGCACCAGCTGACAAAACAACggaagaaactacaccagctTATACAACAACAGATAaaactacaccagctgatacaacaacagaagaaactacaccagctgatacagcaACAGATGAAACTACACCACCTGATACtacaacaaatgaagaagctacaccagctgatacagcaACAGATGAAACTCCACCAGCTGAttcaacaactgaagaaaccaatccagctgatacaacaactgaagaagctacaccagctgatacagcaACAGTTGAAACTACTctagctgatacaacaacagatGAAACTAAACCAGCTGATACAACTGAGAaaactacaccagctgatacaacaacagaagaaactcCACCAGCTGAttcaacaactgaagaaaccaATCCAGCTGACACgacaacagaagaaactacaccagctgatacagcaACAGATGAAACTACCCCAGCTGAtacaacagaagaaactacaccacCTGATACtacaacaaatgaagaagctacaccagctgatacagcaACAGATGAAACTACatcagctgatacaacaacagaagaaactccaccagctgatacaacaacagaagaaactacaccagctgatacagcaACAGATGAAACTACTGTAGCTGATAAAGcaacagaagaaactacaccagctgatacaacaacagaagaaactacaccagctgatgcaacaacagaagaaattacaccagctgatacaacaacaaaagaaactacaccagcttatacaacaacaaaagaaaCTTCACCAGCTGATACAGCAACAGATGAAACTACTGTAGCTGATAtaacaacagaagaaactacacGAGCTGATATAACAACAGAAGCAACTTCACCAGCTGATACAGCAACAGATGAAACTACAcgagctgatacaacaacagaagaaactatACCAGCCCTtacaacaacagaagaaactacaccagctgatacagcaACAGAAGGCACTACACCAGCTGATAAAGCAACTGAAGAAACTTTACCAGCTGATACagcaactgaagaaactacaccagctgatacaacaacagaagaaactacaccagctgatacaacaacagaagaaactacaccagctgatacaacaacagaagaaactacaccagctgatacgACAACAGAAGAAACtccaccagctgatacaacaactgaaaAAACCAatccagctgatacaacaactgacgaaactacaccagctgatacagcaACAGTTGAAACTACTgtagctgatacaacaactgaagaaactacaccagctgatacagcaACAGATgaaactacaccagctgatacaacaacagatgaaactacaccagctgataAAACTGAGAaaactacaccagctgatacaacaacagaagaaactcCACCAGCTGAttcaacaactgaagaaaccaATCCAGCTGATACGACAACAGCAGAAACTAGACCAGCTGATACAGCAACAGATgaaactacaccagctgatacaacagaagaaactacaccacCTGATACtacaacaaatgaagaagctacaccagctgatacagcaACAGATGAAACTCCACCAGCTGAttcaacaactgaagaaaccaATCCAGCTGatacaactgaagaaactacaccagctgatacagcaACAGTTGAAACTACTctagctgatacaacaacagatGAAACTAAACCAGCTGATACAACTGAGAaaactacaccagctgatacaacaacagaagaaactcCACCAGCTGAttcaacaactgaagaaaccaATCCAGCTGACACgacaacagaagaaactacaccagctgatacagcaACAGATGAAACTAAACCAGCTGAgacaacagaagaaactacaccacCTGATACtacaacaaatgaagaagctacaccagctgatacagcaACAGATGAAACTACatcagctgatacaacaacagaagaaactccaccagctgatacaacaacagaagaaactacaccagctgatacagcaACAGATGAAACTACTGTAGCTGATAAAGcaacagaagaaactacaccagctgatacaacaacagaagaaactacaccagctgatgcaacaacagaagaaattacaccagctgatacaacaacaaaagaaactacatcagctgatacaacaacagaagaaacttCACCAGCTGATACAGCAACAGATGAAACTACTGTAGCTGATAtaacaacagaagaaactacaccagctgataTAACAACAGAAGCAGCTTCACCAGCTGATACAGCAACACATGAAACTACAcgagctgatacaacaacagaagaaactatACCAGTCCTtacaacaacagaagaaactacaccagctgatacagcaACAGAAG aagaaactacaccagctgatacgacaacagaagaaactacaccagctgatacagcaACGAAAGAAACtccaccagctgatacaacaactgaaaaaaacaatccagctgatacaacaactgaagaaactacaccagctgatacagcaACAGTTGAAACTACTgtagctgatacaacaactgaagaaactacaccagctgatacagcaACAGATGAAaccacaccagctgatacaattGAGAAAACTACACCAGCCGAtacaacagaagaaactacaccacCTGATACtacaacaaatgaagaagcTACACCAGCCGATACAGCAACAGATGAAGCTACACCAGCCGATACAGCAACAGATGAAACTACatcagctgatacaacaacagaagaaactatACCAGCCattacaacaacaaaagaaactacaccagctgatacagcaactgaagaaactacaccagctgatacaacaacagaagaaactacaccagctgatacagcaACAGATGAAACTACATCAGCTGATACAACAGCAGAAGAAACTCCACCAGCTGGTACAACAACAGAAGCaactacaccagctgatacagcaACAGATGAAACTACTGTAGCTGGTACAACAACAGAAGGAACTACACTAGCTGATACAGCAACTAAAGAAACTACACCAGGTGATAtaacaacagaagaaactacaccagctgaaacagcaactgaagaaactacaccagctgatacagcaACAGAAGAGGCtccaccagctgatacaacaacagaagaaactacaccagctgatacaacaacagaagaaactacacTAGCCCTTAaaacaacagaagaaactacaccagctgatacagcaACAGAAGGAACTACACCAACTGATACAGcaacagaagaaactacaccaggTGATACAATTACTGAAGGTACTACTTCAGCAGAtacaacagaagaaactacaccagctgataaaacaacagaagaaactaccCTAGCCCTTAaaacaacagaagaaactacaccagctgatacagcaACAGAAGGaactacaccagctgatacagcaacagaagaaactacaccag aagaaactccacaagctgatacaacaacagaagaaactacaccagctgatacagcaACAGATGAAACTACTgtagctgatacaacaacagaaggAACTACACTAGCTGATACAGCAACTAAAGAAACTACACCAGgtgatacaacaacagaagaaactacacAAGCTGAAACAGCAACTAaagaaactacaccagctgatacagcaACAGAAGAGGCtccaccagctgatacaacaacagaagaaactacaccagctgatacaacaacagaagaaactacaccagctgatacagcaacagaagaaactacaccaggTGATACAATTACTGAAGTTACTACTTCAGCAGATACAACAGAAGAAACTATACCAGCGgatacaacaacagaagaaactacaccagctgataaaacaacagaagaaactacacTATTCCTTAaaacaacagaagaaactacaccagctgatacagcaACAGAAGGaactacaccagctgatacagcaacagaagaaactacaccaggTGATACAACTACTGAAGATACTACTTCAGCAGATACAACAGAAGAAACTATACCAGCGgatacaacaacagaagaaactacaccagctgataaaacaacagaagaaactacacTATTCCTTAaaacaacagaagaaactacacTATTCCTTAaaacaacagaagaaactacaccagctgatacaacaacagaagcAACTTCACCAGCTGATACAGCAACCAATgaaactacaccagctgatacaattGAGAAAACTACACCAGCCGAtacaacagaagaaactacaccacCTGATACtacaacaaatgaagaagcTACACCAGCCGATACAGCAACAGATGAAGCTACACCAGCCGATACAGcaacagaagaaactacaccagctgatacagcaACATATGAAACTACTGTAGCTGATACAGcaacagaagaaactacaccagctgacacaacaacagaagaaactacaACAGCTGATGGAACAACAGAAAaaactacaccagctgatacaacaacagaaaaaactacaccagctgatacagcaACAGAAGAAACtccaccagctgatacaacaacagaagaaactacaccagctgatacaacaacagaagaaactacaccagctgatacagcaACAGACGAAACTACTgtagctgatacaacaacagaagaaactacatcagctgatacaacaacagaagaaactacaccagcccttaaaacaacagaagaaactactGTAGCTGATACAGCAACAGAAGGcactacaccagctgatacagcaactgaagaaactacagcAGGTGATACAACTACTGAAGATACTACTTCAGCAGAtacaacagaagaaactacaccagcgTATATAACAACAGAAGAAACTGTACCAGCTGATAaaacaacagaagaaactacaccagttGATACAGtaactgaagaaactacaccagctgatacaacagcagaagaaactacaccagctgatacagtaactgaagaaactacaccagctgatacaacaccAGAAGAAACTACACTAGCTGATACagcaactgaagaaactacactagctgatacaacaacagaagaaactacaacagctgatacaacaacagaagaaactcCACAAGCTGATACATCAACAGAAGAATCTACACCAGCCGATACAACAACAGCAGAAattacaccagctgatacaacaacagaagaaactacaccagctgatGCAACAACAGAACaaactacaccagctgatacaacaccAGAAAAAACTTCACCAGCCCTtacaacaacagaagaaactacaccagctgatacaacaataCAAGGAcctacaccagctgatacaacagaagaaactacaccagctgatacaacaactgaagaaactacatcAGGTGATACAACAACTAGAGAAACTACACCAGatgatacaacaactgaagaaacaactccagctgatacaacaaccgaagaaactacaccagctgatacaattGAGAAAACTACACCAGCCGAtacaacagaagaaactacaccacCTGATACtacaacaaatgaagaagcTACACCAGCCGATACAGCAACAGATGAAGCTACACCAGCCGATACAGcaacagaagaaactacaccagctgatacagcaACATATGAAACTACTGTAGCTGATACAGcaacagaagaaactacaccagctgacacaacaacagaagaaactacaACAGCTGATGGAACAACAGAAAaaactacaccagctgatacaacaacagaaaaaactacaccagctgatacagcaACAGAAGAAACtccaccagctgatacaacaacagaagaaactacaccagctgatacaacaacagaagaaactacaccagctgatacagcaACAGACGAAACTACTgtagctgatacaacaacagaagaaactacatcagctgatacaacaacagaagaaactacaccagcccttaaaacaacagaagaaactactGTAGCTGATACAGCAACAGAAGGcactacaccagctgatacagcaactgaagaaactacagcAGGTGATACAACTACTGAAGATACTACTTCAGCAGAtacaacagaagaaactacaccagcgTATATAACAACAGAAGAAACTGTACCAGCTGATAaaacaacagaagaaactacaccagttGATACAGtaactgaagaaactacaccagctgatacaacagcagaagaaactacaccagctgatacagtaactgaagaaactacaccagctgatacaacaccAGAAGAAACTACACTAGCTGATACagcaactgaagaaactacactagctgatacaacaacagaagaaactacaacagctgatacaacaacagaagaaactcCACAAGCTGATACATCAACAGAAGAATCTACACCAGCCGATACAACAACAGCAGAAattacaccagctgatacaacaacagaagaaactacaccagctgatGCAACAACAGAACaaactacaccagctgatacaacaccAGAAAaaactacaccagctgatacaacaactgaagaaactacatcAGGTGATACAACAACTAGAGAAACTACACCAGatgatacaacaactgaagaaacaactccagctgatacaacaaccgaagaaactacaccagctgatacaaaaACTATAGAAACTACACCAGCTGTTACAACAAATGAAGGCACCACATCAGCTGATACAACTGAAAGCAGCACATTGAAGGATGCCAGTACAGTGATTCCTACAACAACTAAAATGCCTACTACGACTACTGTTATAGTCACTACTACAG AGCGTATTTACATCGATTATGGCTCCGGGCTTGACCGGTCACTAGGATATGTTCAATACGGCTTTCTAGCGTGGTTTACTGTAAGACTAGATACAGGGTTTCCTATCAGCTATAATCAACTATACACCTATATAACA TGTACATCAACGGGCATGATACATTTTTCGAACTACTATCCACGCAGCTATCACCTGTACAAGTATATCAACCCGTCGTTATATAACCTTTTTGATATCTACCGCGATCCATCTATTGCGGTATTTGGTGCACCGGTCGACCTTTACCGCGGTAATCCAAGGATCTATTATCAG GTATACGACATTAACAGAGGGTACGGAAACTCAGCTGCTCTTCTCGCAGCGGTACAAGAAAGACTGTATGCATCTCTGTCACTTCCGGCAGGATTGGAGTCATTCCGGTTCATCAATGGAATCAACTTCATCTGCAAGGTCACGTGGCAAAATGTGCAACCTCAGGGATCAGTGGCAGGACAGGAG ACTGTAACCTACCAAGCTGTTCTCTTCACTGACGGAAGAAGAAGTGGTGTTCTGACGATGTACCAGGGAGGTAGTTTCAACTGGAATCCATTCTCTAAGTCAGTACCGGCTAGAATCGGTTACAGCACCAAGCATGATTGGTATAACGTCTATGAAGGAAACCTTCTTGCTGTGCTACAGGAAAGCTATCGCCCTGATCTAAGAGTTGGCAACACTGGTCTTCTG GGCCGAGACATCTACCGTCTTGATTCGAACCCTGACTGGTACATCAACCCACGCCGATACTGTCAAGATTGGTACAGCGATGATCTGAGCAGGCGATCCTGGGCATCGTGGGCAGAGCCATGCCCTTGTACTCGATGGCAGGCCCGGATCGATCGAAGGTATACTCGCTGCAACTACCCTAGCTACCGCTACGGTTATGGCTACGGGTATGGCTATGGTTATGGGTACGGATACGGCTACGGTTACGGCTACGGCTACGGCTACGGCTATGGACTTCCTAGTTATTATTATGGTGAGCAGTGCATTTCTATATca ACAGTAGAGGGACTACCTGTTACCAGCCTCGATGGCCCAGATTTGGAGGTGGATACAGATGTACCTATGAATTCTCTGCTTTGA